The DNA window ACCCAGGCTTTCTGAGTTACTAAATCACCCGGTTCAAGGAACATCGGCTGATATGTTGAAAGTGGCGATCGCTCGTCTGTTCGAGTTGCTACCTAAAACTGGAGCGAAGTTAATTGGTGTGGTACACGATGAAATTTTATTAGAATGTCCGCAAACAACTCTAAAAAGAACTCGTCGAATTCTGAAAAAAGTGATGGTGGAAGCGGGGGAATTGTATTTGCAGCAAGTTCCGGTGGA is part of the Phormidium ambiguum IAM M-71 genome and encodes:
- a CDS encoding DNA polymerase; this encodes PRLSELLNHPVQGTSADMLKVAIARLFELLPKTGAKLIGVVHDEILLECPQTTLKRTRRILKKVMVEAGELYLQQVPVEVELRVSSSWA